GGAGATCTTCGGCCCGGTCCTGTCGATCCTCCGGTACGAGGACGAGGAGGACGCGCTGCGGATCGCCAACGGCACCGTGTACGGGCTCGCGGGCGCGGTGTGGGCGGGCGAGGAGGCCGAGGCCGTCGCCTTCGCGCGCAGGCTCGACACCGGCCAGGTCGACATCAACGGCGGCCGCTTCAATCCGCTGGCCCCCTTCGGGGGGTACAAGCAGTCGGGCGTGGGACGCGAACTCGGCGCCCACGGCCTCTCCGAGTACCTCCAGACCAAGTCCCTCCAGTTCTAGGAGCGTTCACGTGGTTCGCGCCGCAGTCCTTTCCGCCGTGGGTGCCCCGCTGGAGATCGCCGAGATCGAACTCCCGGAGCCCGGGCCGGGTCAGGTCCGGGTCCGGCTGGCCGCCGCCGGTGTCTGCCACTCCGACCTCTCCCTCTCCAACGGCACCATGCGGGTGCCGGTGCCCGCCGTCCTCGGCCACGAGGGCGCCGGTACGGTCGTCGCCGTCGGGGAGGGCGTCACCGAGGTCGCACCCGGCGCCGAGGTCGTCCTCAACTGGGCTCCCTCGTGCGGCCGTTGCCACGCCTGCTCGCTGGGCGAGGTGTGGCTGTGCGCCGACGCGCTCACCGGCGCCGGGAACGTCTACGCCCGTCGCGCCTCCGACGGCAGCGACCTGCACCCCGGTCTGAACGTCGCCGCCTTCGCCGAGGAGACCGTGGTCCCGGTGTCCTGCCTGCTGCCGGTCCCCGAGGGCATCCCCCTCACCGACGCGGCCCTGCTCGGCTGCGCCGTCCTCACCGGATACGGCGCCGTCCACCACTCCGCCCGGGTCCGCGCGGGGGAGACCGTCGCCGTGTTCGGGGTCGGCGGGGTCGGGCTCGTCGCGCTCCAGGCCGCCCGGATCGCGGGCGCCTCGAAGATCGTCGCCGTGGACGTCTCGCCCGAGAAGGAGGCGCTCGCGCGCGCGGCGGGCGCCACCGACTACGTCGTGGCCTCCGAGACCACCGCCCGCGAGATCCGCGCCCTCACCGGCAAGCAGGGTGTCGACGTCGCCGTCGAGTGCGTCGGCCGGGCGGTCGCCATCCGCACCGCCTGGGAGTCCACCCGGCGCGGCGGCCGCACCACCGTCGTCGGCATCGGCGGCAAGGACCAGCAGGTCACCTTCAACGCGCTGGAGATCTTCCACTGGGGCAGGACCCTCGCGGGCTGCGTGTACGGCAACTCCGACCCGGCACGCGACCTCCCGGTGCTCGCCGACCACGTCCGCGCGGGCCGCCTGGACCTCGCGGGTCTGGTCACCGACCGCATCGCCCTGGACGGCATCCCGGCGGCCTTCGACAACATGATCGCCGGCAAGGGCGGCCGGGCCCTGGTCGTCTTCTAGACGGCGCCCCACCACGCTCCGTTGAATCGCCGGAGGGGCTGGATTCAGCCCGTCCGGCGTTTGAGGACGAGGCCGTTCAGGCCGAACGGGGGGTCCGGGGGCAGCGCCCCCGGGAACGGGACGGGAAGGGGCGGAGGGGGCGAAGAACGACCTGCGGTGCGCCGGGGTGTCACGCCTCGTCGGCGTGGCACTCCTCCGCCCGCTTCCCGCCCGACGGGCCGGCCGGCGCGGGCCCCGACACCGCGGCCCCTTCCCGCACGGCCGCCGCGGCCGCCGCCGTCCGCGGACGGGACCGGGACACCGCCACGCCCGCGAGGCACAGCACGCCACCCGCCAGCGTCAGCAGCCCCGGCACCTCGTCGAGGAGCAGCCAGGACATCAGCACCACGAGGGCGGGCACCGCGTACGTGGTCGCGCCCATCCGGCTCGCGCTCGTGCGGGCCAGTGCGTACGCCCAGGTCGTGAAGGCCAGGGCGGTCGGGAAGACGCCCAGGTAGACCATGTTGAGCGTCGCCGAGACGGGCGCGTCCGCCGCGTCGTGGACCAGCTGACCGGCGAACGGCAGACACACCACGGCCCCGATCAGACAGCCGTACGTCGTCACCTGGAGCGCGCTCGCCCGCCCCAGCGCCGGCTTCTGCGCGACCACCCCGCCCGCGTAGGCGACGGCGGCGAGCAGAC
The window above is part of the Streptomyces sp. NBC_01428 genome. Proteins encoded here:
- a CDS encoding DMT family transporter; translated protein: MMNDSPAGSSGANHRREGLLAAAAAVVTVGLWASAFVSIRSAGAAYAPGALALGRLLSGVLVLGAVCAVRREGLPPRGAWRGIAVSGVLWFGFYMVALNWGEQQVDAGTAALVVNVGPILIALLGSRLLGDAMPPRLLAGMAVSFAGAVAVGLSMSGGGGSSVLGVVLCLLAAVAYAGGVVAQKPALGRASALQVTTYGCLIGAVVCLPFAGQLVHDAADAPVSATLNMVYLGVFPTALAFTTWAYALARTSASRMGATTYAVPALVVLMSWLLLDEVPGLLTLAGGVLCLAGVAVSRSRPRTAAAAAAVREGAAVSGPAPAGPSGGKRAEECHADEA
- a CDS encoding Zn-dependent alcohol dehydrogenase: MVRAAVLSAVGAPLEIAEIELPEPGPGQVRVRLAAAGVCHSDLSLSNGTMRVPVPAVLGHEGAGTVVAVGEGVTEVAPGAEVVLNWAPSCGRCHACSLGEVWLCADALTGAGNVYARRASDGSDLHPGLNVAAFAEETVVPVSCLLPVPEGIPLTDAALLGCAVLTGYGAVHHSARVRAGETVAVFGVGGVGLVALQAARIAGASKIVAVDVSPEKEALARAAGATDYVVASETTAREIRALTGKQGVDVAVECVGRAVAIRTAWESTRRGGRTTVVGIGGKDQQVTFNALEIFHWGRTLAGCVYGNSDPARDLPVLADHVRAGRLDLAGLVTDRIALDGIPAAFDNMIAGKGGRALVVF